The proteins below come from a single Candidatus Caldatribacterium sp. genomic window:
- a CDS encoding cytoplasmic protein produces the protein SYNRLKLKEGATLLARYKEDPIFAVWECGKGRTAAFAADIAPHGATREFLEWEYFQKLWSNTMRWLAREL, from the coding sequence GTCTTACAACCGCTTAAAGTTGAAGGAAGGCGCAACTTTGTTAGCTAGGTACAAAGAAGATCCGATTTTTGCCGTGTGGGAGTGTGGGAAAGGAAGGACAGCGGCTTTTGCTGCGGATATAGCTCCTCATGGAGCAACGAGAGAGTTTCTAGAGTGGGAGTATTTTCAAAAGTTGTGGAGCAACACAATGAGATGGTTGGCAAGAGAGCTTTAA